A stretch of the Vigna radiata var. radiata cultivar VC1973A chromosome 7, Vradiata_ver6, whole genome shotgun sequence genome encodes the following:
- the LOC106769361 gene encoding monothiol glutaredoxin-S17 has protein sequence MGGSVKDVKSKAEVDAVVGAGSPVVLHFWASWCEASKHMDQLFTHLATDFPKAHFLRVEAEEQPEISEAYSVSAVPFFVFCKDGKTFDTLEGADPSSLANKVAKLAGSINPGEAASPASLGMAAGSAVLEAVKDLAQVDASKEKNLVEPGLSGSLKKRLQQLVDSHPVFLFMKGTPEEPKCKFSRKVVEVLKEEKVKFGSFDVMSDSELREGLKKFSNWPTFPQLYCKGELLGGCDIAVAMHENGELREVFKDQGIDTIDEEKESGDAKGGISKSTNLSTGLSSRLESLINSNAVMLFMKGKPDEPKCGFSRKVVEILQQESVPFDSFDILTDEEVRQGLKVYSNWSSYPQLYIKGELIGGSDIVLEMHKSGELKKSLHEKGIIPAETIHDRLKKLIASSPVMLFMKGTPDVPRCGFSSRVVDALRQEGLSFGFFDILSDEDVRQGLKVYSNWPTYPQLYYKSELIGGHDIVMELRNNGELKSTLSE, from the exons ATGGGTGGATCGGTGAAGGACGTGAAGTCCAAGGCGGAGGTTGATGCGGTGGTGGGTGCTGGCTCTCCGGTTGTACTCCACTTTTGGGCGTCGTGGTGCGAAGCTTCTAAGCACATGGATCAACTCTTCACTCACTTGGCAACTGATTTCCCCAAAGCCCATTTCTTAAGG GTTGAAGCCGAAGAGCAACCTGAGATATCCGAGGCGTACTCCGTCTCTGCCGTTCCTTTCTTTGTCTTTTGTAAG GATGGCAAGACCTTTGATACATTGGAGGGAGCTGATCCGTCAAGCTTAGCCAATAAGGTTGCCAAACTTGCAGGCTCAATTAACCCTGGAGAAGCTGCTTCTCCTGCCAGTCTTGGGATGGCTGCTGGATCTGCCGTTCTCGAAGCCGTGAAAGATTTAGCTCAAGTAGATGCATCAAAGGAGAAAAATCTAGTTGAACCAGGGCTTAGTGGTTCTCTTAAGAAGCGATTGCAGCAACTCGTTGACTCTCATCCTGTTTTCCTTTTCATGAAAGGAACCCCTGAAGAGCCAAAGTGTAAATTTAGCAGGAAAGTTGTTGAAgtattgaaggaagaaaaagtcAAGTTTGGAAGTTTTGATGTCATGTCAGATTCAGAGCTTCGTGAAGGCTTGAAGAAGTTTTCAAATTGGCCAACATTTCCTCAGCTTTACTGTAAAGGTGAGCTTCTTGGTGGGTGTGACATAGCAGTTGCTATGCATGAGAATGGGGAATTGCGAGAAGTTTTTAAAGATCAAGGAATTGATACcattgatgaagaaaaagaatcaGGAGATGCCAAAGGCGGGATATCTAAATCTACTAATTTGAGTACTGGCTTATCATCTAGACTGGAAAGTCTGATAAATTCTAATGCAGTTATGCTCTTTATGAAGGGAAAACCAGATGAACCAAAGTGTGGTTTCAGTAGGAAGGTTGTTGAAATTCTCCAGCAAGAGAGCGTACCCTTTGACAGCTTTGACAttcttactgatgaagaagtcCGTCAAGGGCTTAAGGTTTATTCAAACTGGTCCAGTTATCCTCAGCTGTATATCAAAGGAGAGCTTATTGGGGGATCAGACATTGTGTTGGAGATGCATAAAAGCGGAGAACTTAAGAAAAGTTTACATGAGAAAGGGATTATTCCTGCAGAGACCATTCATGATCGACTGAAGAAATTGATTGCCTCATCCCCTGTGATGCTCTTCATGAAGGGTACCCCAGATGTACCAAGATGTGGTTTTAGTTCCAGAGTTGTTGATGCCCTTCGACAGGAGGGCCTGAGTTTTGGGTTTTTTGATATATTAAGTGATGAGGATGTGAGACAGGGATTGAAGGTATACTCAAATTGGCCAACCTATCCTCAGCTCTACTACAAAAGCGAGCTGATTGGTGGTCACGACATTGTGATGGAGCTGAGAAATAATGGGGAGCTGAAGTCGACCTTATCTGAGTAG
- the LOC106766398 gene encoding heat stress transcription factor B-2a has product MVDNSVLELNLGLGNNNNNKNNNNNNVVGGDAHADADAGQSARQRCPAPFLLKTYDLLEEGESEDMTRIVSWNEEGSGFVVWSPAEFSEHTLPRYFKHNNFSSFIRQLNTYGFKKMSSKRWEFKHEKFQRGCRHMLGEITRKKCEPSVFPAYLKSSSEENATEENNQQLLMEENKNLKKERLELQMQIEECKALEIKLLACLSQFMDTQQTKIRRLC; this is encoded by the exons ATGGTTGATAATAGTGTGTTAGAGCTGAACCTTGGTTTAggtaacaacaacaataataagaacaataacaacaacaacgtTGTTGGTGGTGATGCACATGCAGATGCAGATGCAGGACAGTCAGCGAGGCAAAGGTGTCCGGCACCATTTCTGTTGAAGACGTACGATCTGTTGGAAGAAGGTGAGAGTGAAGATATGACAAGAATTGTGTCGTGGAATGAAGAAGGAAGTGGTTTTGTTGTGTGGTCTCCTGCAGAATTCTCTGAGCATACCTTGCCTAGATATTTCAAGCACAACAACTTCTCTAGCTTCATTCGCCAATTGAACACTTAT GGATTTAAGAAAATGTCATCGAAAAGATGGGAATTCAAACACGAGAAATTTCAGAGGGGTTGCAGGCACATGCTAGGTGAAATCACGAGAAAAAAGTGCGAGCCAAGTGTTTTTCCTGCATACCTTAAGTCTTCTTCTGAGGAAAATGCAACAGAAGAAAACAATCAGCAACTACTTATGGAAGAGAACAAGAACCTTAAGAAAGAGAGATTAGAGCTTCAAATGCAGATTGAAGAATGCAAAGCACTTGAAATCAAGTTGCTCGCATGCCTCTCTCAGTTTATGGATACCCAACAAACTAAAATTAGGAGACTTTGTTAA